In a single window of the Niabella ginsenosidivorans genome:
- a CDS encoding acyltransferase family protein yields MNNLDAVKSGRFLALDIFRGMTICFMIIVNTGGPNPFPELRHAEWNGFTLTDLVFPSFLFAVGNAISFSKAKWDQQPDRKVVLKILKRTLLLFLIGYLMYWLPFVKVDVLNQVHSFPIGQTRIFGVLQRIALCYGIGALIIRFASVRTVIITSICLLLGYWLIMMTFGDYTVNGAAETKLDILLLTREHLYIKDAQNAFDPEGILSTLPAIVNVLIGYLAGVHIRKNSKSFEMLARLAITGFLLLALGYLWNLSFPINKKLWTSSFVCLTTGLDCLIISTILYYVDFKGIKTGVVFFEVFGKNALFIYLFSEVVPILLYSYHMPDKRPLFKALYDVTWGQLGTGHIPSLLWSVSFMLCCWLAGYFLYRKKLFIRL; encoded by the coding sequence ATGAATAATCTGGATGCCGTAAAATCCGGCCGGTTCCTGGCCCTGGATATTTTTCGGGGAATGACAATCTGTTTTATGATCATTGTTAATACGGGCGGGCCTAACCCTTTTCCTGAACTCAGGCATGCAGAATGGAATGGTTTTACATTAACCGATCTTGTGTTCCCTTCCTTCCTGTTTGCGGTGGGGAATGCGATCAGCTTTTCAAAAGCAAAATGGGATCAGCAACCAGATCGTAAGGTGGTTCTGAAGATCCTGAAAAGGACGCTGCTGCTGTTCCTGATCGGCTACCTGATGTACTGGCTGCCCTTTGTAAAAGTAGACGTGCTGAACCAGGTACATTCTTTTCCCATCGGCCAAACACGGATCTTTGGCGTATTACAGCGGATTGCGCTTTGTTATGGTATCGGCGCGCTGATCATCCGCTTTGCATCTGTAAGAACAGTGATCATTACCAGCATTTGCCTGCTTTTGGGGTATTGGCTGATTATGATGACCTTTGGCGATTATACCGTAAACGGTGCTGCTGAAACCAAACTGGATATCCTGTTGCTGACAAGAGAACATCTTTATATTAAAGATGCCCAAAACGCTTTTGACCCGGAAGGTATCTTAAGCACCCTGCCTGCCATTGTAAATGTGCTCATCGGGTATCTGGCGGGCGTGCATATACGAAAAAATTCCAAAAGCTTTGAAATGCTCGCCCGGCTGGCCATTACCGGGTTCCTGTTACTGGCACTTGGTTATTTGTGGAACCTTTCTTTTCCCATCAACAAAAAATTATGGACAAGCAGCTTTGTTTGCCTTACTACAGGCCTCGATTGCCTGATCATTTCTACCATTTTATATTACGTGGATTTTAAGGGGATAAAAACAGGGGTTGTATTTTTTGAGGTTTTTGGCAAAAATGCTCTGTTCATTTACCTGTTCAGCGAAGTGGTGCCCATATTACTTTACAGTTATCATATGCCCGATAAGCGCCCGCTTTTCAAAGCGCTTTACGATGTTACCTGGGGGCAATTAGGCACAGGTCATATTCCTTCCCTGTTATGGTCGGTAAGTTTTATGCTTTGCTGCTGGCTGGCTGGTTATTTTCTTTACAGGAAGAAGTTATTTATCAGGCTTTAA
- a CDS encoding cytochrome-c peroxidase, with translation MRKTSIVIAIIVVLGMMSFSYTNHSAQVSKHYADSLRNLYSRPVSQWPEPAIDPGVTWYEMGVIPKDTTWMLVENDPVTRLGMFLFFDPRLSGSSQISCSSCHDPDLAWQDGRVVALGNDHLQGSRNTQSLLNVYIYPKLFWDGRANDFESQMVAPLSAHHEMNMDVPLLPEKLAGIKGYDSLFIKAFGSEKRSFDKISKALAAFQKTIRSRGTRFDKFMSGDYKAFNDDEIAGLHLFRTKARCMNCHNGVFLTDTSFHNIGLTYYKRKYEDLGRYNVTHNKDDVGKFRTPSLRELERTRPWMHNGLFDNLEGVINMYNSGMPQKAKTEEQKNDPLFPRTDHLLKPLGLTKEERQQLIAFLHTLTGVPYRMRRPELPK, from the coding sequence ATGCGTAAAACTTCTATAGTCATTGCTATTATTGTGGTATTGGGCATGATGTCTTTTTCATATACCAACCATTCTGCACAGGTATCTAAACACTACGCTGATTCGCTGAGAAATTTATATAGCCGCCCTGTGAGCCAATGGCCTGAACCTGCTATCGATCCGGGTGTTACCTGGTATGAAATGGGGGTTATTCCCAAAGATACTACCTGGATGCTGGTAGAGAATGACCCTGTTACCCGGCTGGGTATGTTCCTTTTTTTTGATCCCCGTCTTTCCGGTTCCAGCCAGATCTCCTGCAGCAGTTGTCACGATCCTGACCTGGCATGGCAGGATGGGAGAGTAGTGGCTTTAGGCAATGATCACCTGCAGGGGAGCCGCAATACGCAAAGCCTTTTAAACGTGTATATCTATCCCAAATTATTCTGGGATGGCCGGGCAAATGATTTTGAATCACAAATGGTAGCGCCTTTAAGCGCCCACCACGAAATGAATATGGACGTGCCCTTACTTCCTGAAAAGCTTGCCGGAATAAAGGGCTATGACAGCTTATTTATAAAAGCTTTTGGTTCAGAGAAAAGGAGCTTTGACAAAATTTCAAAAGCCCTGGCTGCATTTCAGAAAACCATCCGCAGCCGGGGTACCCGTTTCGATAAATTTATGAGCGGTGATTATAAAGCGTTTAATGATGATGAAATTGCGGGCCTGCACCTGTTCCGCACCAAAGCCCGTTGTATGAACTGTCATAACGGTGTTTTTCTTACCGATACCAGCTTTCATAATATCGGGCTTACGTATTATAAAAGAAAGTACGAAGACCTGGGCAGATATAACGTCACTCATAATAAGGATGATGTCGGCAAATTCAGAACGCCTTCGCTAAGAGAACTGGAGCGAACGAGGCCCTGGATGCACAATGGCCTATTCGATAACCTGGAGGGCGTTATAAATATGTACAACAGCGGTATGCCGCAAAAAGCCAAAACAGAAGAGCAAAAGAACGACCCGCTTTTCCCCCGGACCGATCATTTATTAAAACCGCTTGGTCTTACCAAAGAAGAGCGGCAGCAATTAATAGCTTTTCTGCATACCTTAACCGGGGTGCCTTACCGGATGCGCCGGCCGGAGCTGCCGAAATAA
- a CDS encoding DUF6850 family outer membrane beta-barrel protein → MNSLHAQVPVLADTLSSVSPDFYKVLQTERSKRLKSDSLYINTYRQQQIQFMQSSLTQLVADTLPQAAMLELGYTNQNRNFKLPVTACKTQNVVLYTEGFTTLGKAKIMGKFYFDKIWEDSLANNLSGNLQNGEPYTHFATKAGNYERQNLNFEAGISYPVIKHLYITSLLNYDYHWSTGSIDPRPDSKLFHLEYTPGITLQIRNITFGATYSLGKRDGMYDIVYKNEMFRTSQQYPERRLYINDGYGYIAQYTSQAYSRSEDRIDAWGVSFATKTGAWNVKANYSSSFAARKNFNLRNAADTIPSGGDFDDVVNNYIKELVHSSYDLTIQKLAAIIYTDNDASSHQISLNGIINEGTGVLMSSSNGASYLFDEHIAGIQYLFTLKKEKKASTEMGIDGGLQHFTKKDFLAAHFYENTVADVSVYAGKYFYRNNQLFKITIKPGFTKPLVNDLSVAATQVNTFTKNVVYPEYDYRGSTFFNGQLGFLYYTPSMLGITGSAVSLNAGFLQKIKDSDMDRKLLQQPASGKNQFNISLGFQIFL, encoded by the coding sequence ATGAATAGCCTTCATGCACAGGTACCTGTATTGGCGGATACTTTGTCATCTGTCAGCCCTGATTTTTATAAAGTCCTGCAAACAGAACGTAGCAAGCGGCTGAAGTCGGACAGTCTCTATATAAACACTTACCGGCAGCAACAAATACAGTTTATGCAAAGCAGCCTTACGCAATTAGTTGCGGATACACTACCGCAGGCTGCTATGTTGGAATTGGGCTATACCAACCAAAACAGGAATTTTAAGCTCCCTGTAACTGCCTGCAAAACCCAGAACGTGGTGCTTTATACCGAAGGGTTTACAACGCTTGGCAAAGCTAAAATAATGGGTAAGTTTTATTTTGATAAAATATGGGAAGACAGCCTTGCTAATAATTTAAGCGGCAACCTGCAAAACGGGGAGCCATATACGCATTTTGCAACGAAAGCCGGTAATTATGAACGGCAAAACCTGAATTTTGAAGCGGGAATCAGTTACCCGGTTATAAAACATTTATACATCACATCACTGCTTAACTACGATTACCATTGGTCAACAGGGTCAATTGATCCGCGGCCTGACAGCAAGCTCTTTCATCTGGAATATACTCCCGGTATAACTCTTCAAATCAGGAATATAACTTTCGGAGCAACGTATAGTTTGGGAAAAAGGGATGGCATGTATGATATTGTTTATAAAAATGAAATGTTCCGCACCAGTCAGCAATATCCTGAAAGACGGTTATATATTAATGACGGATACGGCTATATTGCCCAGTACACATCACAGGCATATTCGCGATCGGAAGACAGGATAGATGCCTGGGGCGTCAGCTTTGCCACAAAAACCGGAGCCTGGAATGTTAAAGCAAATTATTCTAGCAGTTTTGCGGCCAGAAAGAATTTCAACCTGCGGAATGCAGCTGATACCATTCCTTCAGGGGGTGATTTTGATGATGTAGTCAATAATTATATAAAAGAACTCGTGCATAGCAGCTATGACCTGACCATACAAAAACTGGCTGCTATTATTTATACGGATAATGATGCCTCTTCTCATCAGATATCATTGAATGGTATTATAAATGAAGGTACAGGCGTACTTATGTCTTCGTCAAACGGCGCCAGCTATTTATTTGATGAACATATTGCAGGGATTCAATATTTATTTACTTTAAAAAAAGAAAAAAAAGCAAGCACTGAAATGGGCATAGACGGCGGGTTACAGCATTTTACCAAAAAAGATTTTTTAGCCGCTCATTTTTATGAAAATACGGTTGCTGATGTGTCTGTATATGCCGGGAAGTATTTTTACAGGAATAACCAGCTATTTAAAATAACCATCAAACCCGGTTTTACTAAACCGTTGGTAAATGATTTATCGGTAGCAGCTACACAGGTAAATACTTTTACAAAAAATGTTGTTTATCCTGAGTACGATTACAGGGGCTCAACTTTTTTTAATGGTCAATTGGGCTTTTTATATTATACGCCCTCTATGCTAGGAATAACAGGTTCCGCCGTTTCGCTTAATGCAGGCTTTTTACAGAAAATAAAAGATAGTGATATGGATAGAAAACTTCTACAGCAACCCGCGAGCGGCAAAAATCAATTCAATATTTCTTTAGGATTTCAGATATTTTTGTAG
- a CDS encoding DUF4876 domain-containing protein yields MKKQLLLFSILIAAVFFSCRKSDIDTVKAVSLSVQIEYTTEDSAFGLSKADIPVKITNLVNGQENTATTNADGIAIFESVSPGNYTVSASKNYTAEEFYAATSIPVASNVAYNATATQAVNENANIKLTLQSGKIGDLVFKQIYYAGSNTKTGASFRDEFVEIYNNSNQTIYLDSLYFGNTWQSNTKISAGGVPLDWSTSPGMPANIGDPNKDYIYARYLFMIPGNGKEHPLEPGKSMIIAQTAVNHTAPYAIYDTTNGVPVMQNIIDPSLSVDLSKADFEINLIKYLNDITPYKWDVDNPNVKNVDVVHVRQGNDWVMDASGREDFFMFKTKTPFPVNEWPRYSVPGSPASFCAQVKVADIIDAVEILTPLETNRVPKRFPVSLDVSGTFVTGGQYSSQSLIRKTVKIVEGRRILQDTNNSSNDFETKTKADPSKTDASFEK; encoded by the coding sequence ATGAAAAAGCAACTATTGTTATTCAGCATTTTAATTGCGGCAGTTTTTTTTAGCTGCCGGAAATCGGATATTGATACAGTGAAGGCTGTATCGTTAAGTGTTCAGATAGAATACACCACTGAGGACAGTGCATTCGGGTTATCAAAAGCAGATATCCCGGTAAAAATAACCAACCTGGTGAATGGCCAGGAAAATACGGCCACTACCAATGCTGACGGGATCGCCATATTTGAAAGTGTTTCTCCGGGCAATTACACGGTTTCGGCTTCAAAAAATTACACGGCAGAGGAATTTTATGCCGCCACCAGCATACCTGTTGCATCTAACGTGGCTTACAATGCCACGGCAACACAGGCAGTGAACGAAAATGCGAATATTAAGCTAACCCTGCAAAGCGGTAAGATCGGGGATCTGGTATTTAAGCAGATTTATTATGCAGGGTCTAATACGAAAACAGGAGCAAGTTTCAGAGATGAATTTGTTGAGATCTACAATAATTCCAATCAAACCATTTATTTAGATAGTTTATATTTTGGGAATACCTGGCAGTCGAATACTAAAATAAGCGCAGGCGGTGTGCCTTTAGATTGGAGCACTTCTCCGGGGATGCCGGCAAATATTGGTGATCCTAATAAGGATTATATATATGCAAGATATTTATTTATGATACCGGGCAACGGAAAAGAACATCCGCTGGAACCTGGTAAGAGCATGATTATTGCTCAGACAGCAGTTAACCATACAGCTCCCTATGCTATCTATGACACAACAAACGGAGTTCCGGTTATGCAGAATATTATCGATCCTTCTTTATCTGTAGATTTGAGTAAAGCTGATTTTGAAATAAACCTGATAAAATATCTAAATGATATTACGCCTTATAAATGGGATGTGGATAATCCAAATGTTAAAAATGTTGATGTAGTTCATGTGCGCCAGGGTAATGACTGGGTGATGGATGCCAGCGGCAGAGAAGATTTTTTTATGTTTAAAACAAAAACACCATTTCCTGTTAATGAATGGCCCCGATACTCAGTGCCTGGTTCTCCTGCCAGCTTTTGTGCTCAGGTCAAGGTTGCGGATATTATAGATGCAGTTGAAATTTTAACGCCATTGGAAACAAATCGGGTACCAAAACGATTCCCTGTTTCTTTAGATGTATCAGGCACGTTTGTAACCGGAGGACAATACTCCTCCCAGTCTCTGATCAGGAAAACAGTGAAAATAGTAGAAGGCAGAAGGATTTTACAGGACACCAACAACTCTTCCAATGATTTTGAAACAAAAACAAAGGCAGATCCTTCTAAAACCGATGCGTCTTTTGAGAAATAG